A genomic region of Fodinisporobacter ferrooxydans contains the following coding sequences:
- a CDS encoding YojF family protein: MHEVQAALDRFANQELYLHLETTAGAYAAHRNEKALQVGAYIRNGRIRYERGVITGGGPYRIGLKIELGWVYAEGLTDWEIDAQGRILLAGHDQDGRLAVALELSPNPFAI, from the coding sequence ATGCATGAAGTGCAAGCGGCTCTCGACCGCTTTGCCAATCAAGAACTGTACTTACATCTTGAAACAACCGCCGGCGCTTATGCGGCACATCGAAATGAAAAGGCATTGCAAGTGGGAGCCTATATTCGGAATGGGCGCATTCGCTATGAACGCGGTGTAATCACAGGTGGCGGCCCTTATCGAATAGGTTTGAAAATTGAGCTGGGATGGGTATATGCAGAAGGTTTGACAGATTGGGAAATCGATGCACAAGGCCGTATTTTATTGGCTGGCCATGACCAAGACGGCCGACTTGCCGTTGCATTGGAATTAAGCCCCAATCCATTTGCCATCTGA
- the bshB2 gene encoding bacillithiol biosynthesis deacetylase BshB2, which yields MERHVLVVLPHPDDESFGCGGAIALHTNAGTPVTYACGTLGEMGRNMGRPFFATRESLPKIREKELRNACDALAVRDLRLMGLRDKTVEFEDPERLADRIEAFIKELQPSLILTFYPGHAVHPDHDAMGAATIRAVARFAKENRPVVHCMAITKNRETILGKPDVTIDISAVREQKLNAIKAHRSQTEALFANWEEEKKKNPDYIKRMEQNWQKEVYWTYSFEN from the coding sequence ATGGAACGCCATGTGCTTGTTGTCCTGCCACATCCGGACGACGAATCCTTTGGTTGCGGGGGAGCAATCGCCTTACATACAAATGCCGGCACACCTGTCACATACGCATGTGGAACACTGGGTGAAATGGGCCGGAATATGGGGCGTCCTTTTTTTGCCACGCGGGAATCCCTTCCCAAGATCCGTGAAAAAGAATTGCGAAATGCCTGTGATGCATTGGCTGTCCGCGATTTGCGGTTGATGGGGTTGCGGGATAAAACGGTTGAATTCGAAGATCCGGAGCGCTTGGCAGATCGAATCGAAGCATTTATCAAAGAATTGCAGCCTTCCTTGATTCTTACGTTTTATCCGGGACATGCCGTCCATCCAGACCATGACGCCATGGGTGCAGCAACCATCCGTGCGGTTGCCAGATTTGCAAAGGAAAACCGCCCTGTCGTCCATTGTATGGCAATCACCAAAAACCGTGAAACGATACTCGGAAAACCGGATGTCACCATCGATATCAGCGCTGTCCGCGAACAGAAACTCAATGCTATCAAGGCACATCGCTCACAAACGGAAGCGCTTTTCGCCAATTGGGAAGAAGAAAAAAAGAAAAACCCGGATTATATCAAACGAATGGAACAGAATTGGCAAAAAGAAGTATACTGGACCTATTCATTTGAAAATTAA
- a CDS encoding DUF378 domain-containing protein: MNKFALTLVVIGALNWLLVGLFQFDLVAAIFGGQTAVLSRIIYTLIGLSGIWCISLLFRERITP; this comes from the coding sequence ATCAATAAATTCGCACTGACGCTCGTTGTCATTGGCGCTCTCAACTGGCTGCTCGTCGGACTTTTCCAATTTGACCTGGTTGCGGCCATTTTCGGAGGTCAGACAGCTGTACTGAGCCGAATTATCTATACTTTGATCGGACTATCAGGTATCTGGTGTATTTCCCTGCTCTTTCGGGAGCGAATCACGCCATAG
- a CDS encoding Ger(x)C family spore germination protein: protein MKKMIWLAGMSMIVSALLLTGCWDQHELEDFTYITTVGLDQGKNGKIQVTLQSASPQGATSQGGGGKGEGPTASETVTYLLEGPLTAKFFGNTTVSRRYSFEHTNVLIVGEALVRTHDILRFLSSALRDHSFRRDMLLIVTEGKAKEFIYRNQPLLEQTPYKFFEMIYPLWQTTGLWPNIRLHSFLRTLEGGQGLPITILSSYQDPQKIKIRDKGSNKQPSSSSFNSSALPVLADSNGNQDLSKSDNYLYGDQFRLKGGNPVELMGTAVFGKKYMIGKLGTVDTQLLLMIQGESEEIYRNFANPLKPKSKYGVALTLFQSGSPDIKMQWNGNHLKSIQEKVELNAKIVAIQSGDNFVTNTKNRLKLEKFVNYILSKQANALVKRFQTKYKGDPFHFEWKARHHFLYTGDWKTYDWGKAFCQADVKVDVHVKILTAGKQLENPRR, encoded by the coding sequence ATGAAAAAAATGATTTGGCTGGCCGGCATGAGTATGATCGTCAGTGCGCTGTTGCTGACGGGATGTTGGGATCAGCATGAGTTGGAGGATTTTACATATATTACGACCGTCGGGCTTGATCAAGGGAAGAACGGCAAAATTCAGGTTACGTTGCAGTCAGCTTCGCCACAAGGTGCAACAAGTCAAGGAGGCGGAGGAAAGGGTGAGGGACCGACAGCATCGGAAACGGTCACCTATCTGTTGGAAGGGCCGTTGACTGCCAAATTTTTCGGAAATACGACCGTCAGCCGCAGGTATTCCTTTGAACATACAAACGTTTTGATTGTTGGCGAAGCGTTGGTTCGCACACACGACATTTTGCGGTTTTTATCATCTGCATTGCGGGATCACTCCTTTCGCCGCGATATGTTATTAATCGTGACAGAAGGGAAAGCAAAAGAGTTTATTTATCGCAATCAACCGCTTTTGGAGCAAACCCCTTATAAATTTTTCGAAATGATTTACCCGCTCTGGCAAACGACGGGATTGTGGCCGAATATCCGTTTGCATTCCTTCTTGCGGACGCTGGAAGGCGGACAAGGGCTGCCGATTACGATCTTGAGTTCCTATCAAGATCCGCAAAAAATAAAAATTCGGGACAAGGGAAGCAATAAACAACCGTCATCGTCAAGTTTCAATTCTTCTGCACTGCCCGTATTGGCAGACAGCAATGGGAATCAAGATTTGTCAAAATCGGATAACTATTTGTATGGAGATCAATTCCGGTTGAAAGGTGGAAATCCGGTCGAATTAATGGGAACTGCTGTTTTTGGGAAAAAATATATGATTGGAAAATTGGGAACGGTAGATACACAACTGCTGTTAATGATTCAAGGGGAAAGCGAAGAAATCTATCGCAATTTTGCCAACCCCTTGAAGCCAAAGTCCAAGTACGGAGTTGCACTCACTTTATTCCAGTCGGGAAGCCCCGATATAAAGATGCAGTGGAATGGGAATCATTTAAAATCGATTCAAGAGAAAGTCGAATTGAATGCAAAGATTGTTGCGATTCAAAGCGGAGACAACTTTGTAACAAATACAAAAAATCGACTGAAATTGGAAAAATTCGTTAACTATATACTATCCAAACAGGCCAATGCACTTGTAAAACGGTTCCAGACAAAATACAAGGGGGATCCTTTTCATTTTGAATGGAAAGCGCGGCATCATTTTCTATACACCGGGGATTGGAAAACTTACGATTGGGGGAAAGCGTTTTGCCAGGCAGATGTAAAAGTGGATGTTCATGTCAAGATTCTAACGGCTGGCAAACAGTTAGAAAACCCGCGGAGGTAA